In one window of Chelmon rostratus isolate fCheRos1 chromosome 19, fCheRos1.pri, whole genome shotgun sequence DNA:
- the crybb1 gene encoding beta-crystallin B1 has translation MSQTAKSASSQGTDAKDKGAPAPAASSKATKTGEPGMGSYRIMLFDQENFQGRMIEVQNECMNVCDRGMDRVRSIIVECGPFVAFEQTNFRGEMFILEKGEYPRWDTWSNSYRSDCLMSLRPIRMDSMEHKICLYELSDFKGNKMEIQEDDVPTLWAHGFCDRVGSVRVPGGAWVGYQYPGYRGYQYLFECGDYRHYNDFCAFQPQIQSMRRIRDMQFHQRGCFTFTSASK, from the exons ATGTCTCAGACTGCCAAGTCCGCCTCCAGCCAGGGCACCGATGCCAAGGACAAGGGAGCCCCAGCCCCAGCTGCCTCCAGCAAGGCCACCAAGACCGGCGAGCCTGGCATGGGATCCTACAGA ATCATGCTGTTCGACCAGGAGAACTTCCAGGGCAGGATGATCGAGGTCCAGAATGAGTGTATGAACGTGTGTGACCGTGGCATGGATAGAGTGCGTAGTATCATTGTGGAGTGCGGCCC CTTTGTTGCCTTTGAGCAGACTAACTTCCGTGGGGAGATGTTCATCCTGGAGAAGGGAGAGTATCCTCGCTGGGATACCTGGAGCAACTCCTACCGCAGCGACTGCCTCATGTCCCTCAGGCCCATCCGCATG GACAGCATGGAGCACAAGATCTGCCTGTATGAGCTCTCTGACTTCAAGGGCAACAAGATGGAGATCCAGGAGGATGATGTGCCCACCCTCTGGGCGCATGGCTTCTGCGACAGAGTGGGCAGCGTGAGGGTGCCAGGAGGAGc GTGGGTGGGTTACCAGTACCCTGGATACAGAGGCTACCAGTACCTGTTTGAGTGCGGTGACTACAGACACTACAACGACTTCTGCGCCTTCCAGCCCCAGATCCAGTCCATGCGTCGTATCAGGGACATGCAGTTCCACCAGAGAGGAtgcttcaccttcacctccgCCAGCAAGTGA